A region of Faecalibacterium taiwanense DNA encodes the following proteins:
- the ruvX gene encoding Holliday junction resolvase RuvX, with protein MKILAVDYGDSRTGLATCDRTEFLTTAITPQITLKARNKVAARVCEVAKEIGAELIVIGLPLNMDGTEGERAIKSRKLAKTVEIWSGLPVRMWDERQTTCAAADILDESGTFGTKRKEILDSVSATVILDDYLAWRKEHPGEI; from the coding sequence ATGAAAATTTTAGCTGTTGACTACGGCGACAGCCGCACCGGCCTTGCCACCTGTGACCGCACCGAGTTCCTTACAACGGCCATCACCCCGCAGATCACCCTGAAAGCCCGCAACAAGGTGGCGGCACGGGTGTGCGAAGTGGCCAAGGAGATCGGAGCCGAGCTGATTGTGATCGGCCTGCCGCTGAACATGGATGGTACCGAGGGCGAACGCGCCATCAAGAGCCGCAAGCTGGCAAAGACGGTCGAGATCTGGAGCGGCCTGCCGGTGCGCATGTGGGACGAGCGCCAGACCACCTGCGCCGCCGCCGACATTCTGGACGAAAGCGGCACCTTTGGCACAAAGCGCAAGGAAATTCTGGACTCTGTGAGCGCCACGGTCATTCTGGATGACTATCTGGCGTGGCGGAAGGAACATCCGGGGGAGATCTGA
- a CDS encoding UvrD-helicase domain-containing protein, producing the protein MSEPKWTPAQRAAIEDRGGALLVSAAAGSGKTAVLTERAVRLITDPDHPVDADKLLIVTFTNAAAAELRARIGQALLRLSQQQPHNTSLRRQRMLLQRAPICTIDAFCLDLLHKHFQALDIPPDFAPADPGSVEVLRASALAETLENAYRDPDFCAFADLYGKGRTDQAAGNTILHVYDFLRALPDYDRRLDEYLTPWQRENGFAFTCWHDLLLAEAARCAKAARELLTAALADCKEDFVLAQVQAEEKGKTAASKAKAVAGVNDKFAEPLSRLESAAALLGEVERLAAAGQWTPLYDKLTPYVLGMEEMPGFKGMKKRLTGDHKAAVRTRADEAAKLFEHITELVSCSEEEAEADRRAALPRLRAMFAAVRDFDARFSAKKKERKLLEFSDFEHQALRLLRTPDGVCTPLCQSIRHSYAAVMVDEYQDTNALQDAIYRCLASPAGDDLFLVGDLKQSIYRFRQADPSIFRAKLNAWAPLPSGTARPRPEEGTAGGNALLALDANFRSAPQVVAGINFIFEQLMTPSWAIRLMVTASGWCAVHPANTPAAWKRTSCPTTPLRPTRRGSPSALKNW; encoded by the coding sequence ATGAGTGAACCCAAATGGACCCCGGCCCAGCGCGCTGCTATTGAGGACCGGGGTGGTGCGCTGCTGGTGAGCGCAGCGGCGGGCAGCGGCAAAACGGCCGTGCTGACCGAACGCGCCGTGCGGCTCATCACCGATCCGGACCACCCGGTGGATGCGGACAAACTGCTCATCGTCACCTTTACCAATGCGGCGGCGGCAGAGCTGCGGGCACGCATCGGGCAGGCACTGCTGCGGCTCAGCCAGCAGCAGCCCCACAACACGAGCCTGCGCCGCCAGCGGATGCTTTTGCAGCGCGCACCCATCTGCACCATTGACGCGTTCTGTCTGGACCTGCTGCACAAGCACTTTCAGGCACTGGACATCCCGCCGGATTTTGCCCCGGCAGACCCAGGCAGCGTGGAGGTGCTGCGGGCTTCGGCGCTGGCCGAAACGCTGGAAAATGCCTACCGCGACCCGGACTTCTGTGCCTTTGCAGACCTTTACGGAAAGGGCCGCACCGATCAGGCCGCAGGCAATACCATCCTGCATGTGTACGATTTTCTGCGCGCTCTGCCGGACTACGACCGCAGGCTGGACGAATATCTGACACCATGGCAGCGGGAAAACGGCTTTGCTTTTACCTGCTGGCATGACCTGCTGCTGGCGGAAGCGGCCCGCTGCGCAAAGGCCGCGCGGGAACTGCTGACGGCAGCGCTGGCAGACTGTAAGGAAGATTTTGTCCTTGCACAGGTACAGGCCGAGGAAAAAGGCAAGACCGCTGCTTCCAAGGCAAAGGCCGTGGCCGGTGTCAACGATAAATTTGCAGAGCCGCTCTCCCGGCTGGAAAGCGCCGCCGCCCTGCTGGGCGAGGTGGAACGGCTGGCTGCGGCAGGGCAGTGGACACCGCTGTACGATAAGCTGACACCCTATGTGCTGGGCATGGAGGAGATGCCCGGCTTCAAGGGCATGAAAAAACGGCTGACCGGCGATCATAAGGCGGCGGTCAGGACCCGCGCAGACGAAGCCGCCAAGCTGTTTGAGCACATTACGGAGCTTGTCTCCTGCAGCGAGGAGGAAGCCGAAGCGGACCGCAGAGCGGCCCTGCCCCGGCTGCGGGCGATGTTTGCCGCCGTGCGGGATTTTGATGCCCGCTTCTCGGCAAAGAAAAAGGAGCGCAAGCTGCTAGAATTCAGCGATTTTGAGCATCAGGCCCTGCGGCTGCTGCGCACACCGGATGGCGTGTGCACCCCGCTGTGCCAGAGCATCCGGCACAGCTATGCCGCCGTGATGGTGGACGAATATCAGGACACGAACGCTTTGCAGGATGCCATTTACCGCTGCCTTGCTTCCCCGGCGGGGGATGACCTGTTCCTTGTGGGCGACCTGAAGCAGAGCATCTACCGCTTCCGTCAGGCCGACCCAAGCATCTTCCGGGCTAAGCTGAACGCATGGGCACCGTTGCCCAGCGGCACTGCCCGCCCCCGCCCGGAGGAGGGTACGGCAGGCGGAAACGCTCTGCTGGCGCTGGATGCGAACTTCCGCTCCGCCCCGCAGGTGGTGGCAGGCATCAACTTTATCTTTGAACAGCTCATGACCCCCAGCTGGGCGATACGGCTTATGGTGACGGCCAGCGGCTGGTGTGCGGTGCACCCGGCGAATACGCCGGCAGCGTGGAAGCGCACTTCCTGCCCGACGACACCGCTGAGACCGACGCGGCGTGGATCGCCCAGCGCGTTGAAGAACTGGTGA
- the dprA gene encoding DNA-processing protein DprA, translating to MSGLAGQTSLFPPEPAPDPLLCWLWLAHVLGPASVHAGRVLDAFGGAQEAWEARDTAEFRLAAGEAAALRAQQLAPEQYHPLVMRCDDLGVRILPFDDPDYPLAFSRIPDMPLVLYCTGDPLWLNEPGAVGIVGSRKPTEYGLNAAADIGGELAQSGALIVSGLADGLDSAGHRAAVKNNCPTIAVMGVPIDRTYPAANVVLRHKIEQKGCVISEYPPRSEGVGPNGFLQRNRLIAALSSALLVVEAQEKSGTMSTVSHAERYGKPVFAVPGSIYSPNSAGTNGLLRDGRARAVCSAADLLGPLGLRRQSAAAVTAKQPEPLSENERKVLSCIGPQPLGIEELCVRSGLPTAVLLGTLMKLELSGRVLCMPGKRYVIK from the coding sequence ATGAGCGGCCTTGCAGGGCAGACCAGTCTTTTCCCGCCGGAGCCTGCCCCGGATCCGCTGCTGTGCTGGCTGTGGCTGGCCCATGTGCTTGGCCCGGCCAGCGTTCACGCGGGCCGTGTGCTGGATGCCTTTGGCGGTGCACAGGAAGCATGGGAGGCTCGCGATACGGCAGAATTTCGTCTTGCAGCGGGAGAGGCAGCAGCTCTGCGGGCGCAGCAGCTGGCCCCGGAACAGTACCACCCGCTGGTGATGCGGTGCGATGATCTGGGTGTGCGCATCCTGCCGTTTGACGATCCGGACTATCCGCTGGCGTTTTCCCGCATCCCGGATATGCCGCTGGTGCTCTACTGCACCGGCGATCCGCTCTGGCTCAACGAGCCGGGCGCGGTGGGCATCGTGGGCAGCCGCAAGCCTACCGAATACGGTCTGAATGCAGCGGCGGACATTGGCGGGGAACTGGCCCAAAGCGGCGCTTTGATCGTCAGCGGCCTTGCGGACGGGCTGGACAGCGCCGGGCACCGCGCTGCTGTCAAAAACAACTGCCCTACCATTGCTGTGATGGGCGTGCCCATCGACCGCACCTATCCTGCGGCCAATGTGGTGCTGCGGCACAAGATCGAGCAGAAGGGCTGCGTGATCAGTGAGTACCCGCCCCGCAGTGAGGGCGTTGGCCCAAATGGATTTTTGCAGCGCAACCGGCTCATTGCGGCGCTCAGCTCTGCATTGCTGGTGGTGGAAGCGCAGGAAAAAAGCGGCACCATGTCCACTGTGTCTCACGCCGAACGCTATGGCAAGCCGGTGTTCGCGGTGCCGGGCAGCATCTACTCGCCCAATTCCGCAGGCACAAACGGCCTTTTGCGGGACGGCAGAGCGCGTGCCGTGTGTTCTGCTGCTGACCTGCTTGGCCCGCTGGGCCTGCGCCGGCAGAGCGCAGCGGCGGTGACGGCAAAGCAGCCGGAGCCTCTGAGCGAGAACGAGCGGAAGGTGCTTTCCTGCATCGGGCCGCAGCCCCTTGGCATTGAGGAGCTTTGCGTGCGCAGCGGCCTGCCCACAGCGGTGCTGCTGGGCACCCTGATGAAGCTGGAGCTTTCCGGCCGGGTGCTGTGCATGCCGGGCAAGCGGTATGTGATAAAATAG
- the rpmI gene encoding 50S ribosomal protein L35 encodes MAKMKLKTHSGAKKRFKLTKNGKIKRGHAFRSHILTKKTTKLTRGYRQPSYVDKTNAATIKSMLPYA; translated from the coding sequence ATGGCTAAGATGAAACTGAAGACGCACTCCGGCGCTAAGAAGCGCTTTAAGCTGACCAAGAACGGCAAGATCAAGCGCGGCCACGCATTCCGCAGCCACATCCTGACCAAGAAGACCACTAAGCTGACCCGTGGCTACCGTCAGCCCAGCTACGTTGATAAGACCAACGCAGCTACCATCAAGAGCATGCTGCCCTACGCCTAA
- the rplT gene encoding 50S ribosomal protein L20 yields the protein MARIKGATMTHKRRKKMLKLAKGFYGCKSKHFKMAKQQVMKSGNYALAGRRMKKRQFRNLWICRINNAVRPLGMNYSTFMAGLKKAGIELNRKMLSEMAINDPKSFAALVETVKNA from the coding sequence ATGGCACGTATCAAGGGCGCAACCATGACTCACAAACGTCGTAAGAAGATGCTGAAGCTGGCCAAGGGCTTCTACGGCTGCAAGAGCAAGCACTTTAAGATGGCCAAGCAGCAGGTCATGAAGAGCGGCAACTACGCTCTGGCTGGCCGCCGCATGAAGAAGCGTCAGTTCCGCAACCTGTGGATCTGCCGCATCAACAACGCAGTTCGTCCTCTGGGCATGAACTACTCCACCTTCATGGCTGGTCTGAAGAAGGCTGGCATCGAGCTGAACCGCAAGATGCTGTCTGAGATGGCTATTAACGATCCCAAGAGCTTTGCAGCTCTGGTCGAGACCGTCAAGAACGCCTGA
- a CDS encoding RNA methyltransferase, producing the protein MFRTPVHTLDEVKAGGRYLALERVQDPGNVGTLLRSAAAFGFDGVILSDGCASVYAPKTLRASMGAAVRIPVIEAGAMPDAITQLRAKGITCLAAALYKSQPLSAAQASYPGGVCVVIGSEGQGLTDETIAACSSTVRIPMTDRVESLNAGIAGSILLWHFREESL; encoded by the coding sequence GTGTTCCGCACCCCGGTGCACACACTGGACGAAGTGAAGGCCGGCGGGCGGTATCTGGCGCTGGAACGGGTGCAGGACCCCGGCAATGTGGGCACCCTGCTGCGCTCTGCTGCGGCCTTTGGCTTTGACGGTGTGATCCTGAGCGACGGCTGTGCCAGTGTGTATGCCCCCAAGACCCTGCGCGCTTCCATGGGTGCGGCAGTACGTATCCCGGTGATCGAAGCCGGTGCCATGCCCGATGCCATCACCCAGCTGCGCGCAAAGGGTATCACCTGCCTTGCTGCCGCGCTGTACAAGTCTCAGCCGCTGAGCGCGGCGCAGGCCAGCTATCCCGGCGGCGTCTGCGTCGTCATTGGCAGCGAGGGTCAGGGCCTGACCGATGAGACCATTGCTGCCTGCAGCAGCACGGTGCGCATCCCCATGACCGACCGGGTGGAAAGCCTGAACGCCGGCATTGCGGGCAGCATCCTGCTGTGGCATTTCCGGGAGGAAAGCCTATGA
- the infC gene encoding translation initiation factor IF-3 translates to MPNIATKWILFGGAFIIATAGKSKELEINGQIRDREVRLIGADGEQKGVVSIQVAMRAAEDAGLDLVKIAPQAVPPVCKVLDYGKYRFEQQKKEKEAKKNQKVVEVKETRLSLNIDTNDFNTKLNQTAKFLAAGHKVKVSIRFRGREMAHSALGADVLKRFAEALPQASTDKPPVLEGRTMSILLIPKPNKD, encoded by the coding sequence ATGCCAAATATTGCAACAAAATGGATTTTGTTTGGAGGTGCATTCATTATCGCTACCGCTGGAAAGTCGAAGGAACTGGAGATCAACGGTCAGATCCGTGACCGTGAGGTCCGTCTGATCGGTGCAGACGGCGAGCAGAAGGGCGTTGTGTCCATTCAGGTGGCCATGCGCGCTGCTGAAGATGCTGGTCTGGATCTGGTCAAGATCGCACCGCAGGCTGTTCCGCCTGTGTGCAAGGTGCTGGATTACGGCAAGTACCGTTTTGAACAGCAGAAGAAGGAGAAGGAAGCCAAGAAGAACCAGAAGGTGGTCGAAGTTAAAGAGACCCGCCTTTCGCTCAACATTGACACCAACGACTTCAATACCAAGCTGAACCAGACTGCCAAGTTCCTGGCAGCTGGCCACAAGGTTAAGGTTTCGATCCGCTTCCGCGGCCGTGAAATGGCGCACAGTGCTCTGGGCGCAGACGTGCTGAAACGTTTTGCCGAGGCTCTGCCTCAGGCATCCACCGATAAGCCGCCGGTGCTCGAGGGCCGCACGATGTCCATTCTGCTGATCCCGAAACCCAATAAGGACTAA
- a CDS encoding 3'-5' exonuclease, with amino-acid sequence MCGAPGEYAGSVEAHFLPDDTAETDAAWIAQRVEELVKNGEPVRDGSSTRPVQYEDCCILLAARGDFLAYEEALTARGIPVYADARENLMEAAHIRPLISLLKVIDNPAQDIYLAAAMLGPMFGFTDDDLVRLRAQSAAMQKKAQEEQGAKETGKRASRMSLYGAVLQVVQNGDETPFTQKVKDFYDRLTALRRMARSAPAEQLLEEIFVSTGYLAALGVLENGAHRREDARRFAAFCAQTGANGISALVRAIDAAAQAGSTGQDTVPGGARPGCVTIMTIHRSKGLQFPVVFVGDTARHFNLSDTYQPVLLHREYGAGLRLRPEQGESMYKTAAYAALASVHAQETRSEQMRLLYVALTRAQDKLILTVPLGMTKTGNPFAKAAAFLAAGAGETLNQQAGSFADWLRAALLVHPFGGPLRRLAGDLELPFVFTESEIMVTVQEAQPEPETPEQEPEAAEPVPADPALVAQLQEGFAWRYPAAKLAAVPAKVSVTSIVHKAEQTTLERPAFLSKDGLTAAEMGTALHAFLEHADFASLAAAKAAGTLEEAILTERQRQVDRQLVAPEIAEKLDVSRIRRFVEGEAFAKICASEKVLRELAFITALPASAVLTAQGASAQEAAAVQDEQVLVQGIADLVLVFPDHLELLDYKTDRRKTEADFLSAYRPQLNLYALAIDKRFAPKKVTYKGIYSLELGRLIEA; translated from the coding sequence GTGTGCGGTGCACCCGGCGAATACGCCGGCAGCGTGGAAGCGCACTTCCTGCCCGACGACACCGCTGAGACCGACGCGGCGTGGATCGCCCAGCGCGTTGAAGAACTGGTGAAAAACGGCGAACCAGTGCGGGACGGCAGCTCCACCCGCCCGGTGCAGTACGAGGATTGCTGCATCCTGCTGGCGGCGCGCGGCGACTTCCTCGCTTATGAGGAAGCGCTCACGGCCCGGGGCATCCCGGTGTATGCGGATGCGCGCGAAAACCTGATGGAAGCAGCGCACATCCGGCCGCTGATCTCGCTTTTGAAGGTCATCGACAACCCGGCGCAGGATATCTACCTTGCCGCCGCCATGCTGGGGCCGATGTTCGGCTTTACGGACGACGACCTTGTACGCCTGCGTGCCCAGAGCGCCGCAATGCAGAAAAAGGCGCAGGAGGAACAGGGCGCGAAGGAAACGGGCAAAAGGGCTTCCCGCATGAGTCTGTACGGCGCAGTGCTGCAGGTGGTGCAGAATGGTGATGAAACTCCGTTCACCCAAAAGGTGAAAGACTTTTATGACCGACTCACCGCACTGCGGCGCATGGCCCGCAGTGCCCCGGCAGAACAGCTGCTGGAAGAGATCTTTGTCTCCACCGGCTATCTTGCTGCGCTGGGCGTACTGGAAAACGGTGCGCACCGCCGGGAAGATGCCCGGCGCTTTGCGGCTTTCTGCGCACAGACCGGTGCAAACGGCATCTCGGCGCTGGTGCGTGCCATCGACGCGGCGGCGCAGGCCGGTTCTACCGGGCAGGACACTGTGCCCGGCGGTGCGCGGCCTGGCTGTGTGACCATTATGACCATCCACCGCTCTAAAGGCCTGCAGTTCCCGGTGGTGTTCGTGGGCGACACGGCCCGGCACTTCAACCTGAGCGACACTTACCAGCCGGTGCTGCTGCACCGGGAATACGGCGCGGGCCTGCGCCTGCGCCCGGAACAGGGCGAGAGCATGTACAAGACTGCAGCCTACGCAGCCCTTGCCAGCGTCCATGCGCAGGAAACGCGCAGCGAGCAGATGCGCCTTTTATATGTGGCGCTCACCCGTGCACAGGATAAGCTGATCCTCACGGTGCCGCTGGGCATGACCAAGACCGGCAATCCCTTTGCCAAGGCGGCAGCATTCCTTGCTGCGGGCGCGGGAGAAACGCTGAACCAGCAGGCGGGCAGCTTTGCCGACTGGCTGCGTGCAGCGCTGCTGGTGCATCCCTTCGGCGGGCCGCTGCGGCGGCTGGCAGGAGATCTGGAACTGCCCTTTGTGTTTACGGAAAGCGAGATCATGGTCACGGTGCAGGAAGCTCAGCCGGAGCCGGAAACACCGGAACAGGAACCGGAAGCGGCAGAGCCTGTCCCGGCAGACCCGGCATTGGTGGCTCAGCTGCAGGAGGGCTTTGCATGGCGGTATCCGGCGGCAAAACTGGCTGCGGTGCCCGCCAAGGTCAGCGTGACCAGCATCGTGCACAAGGCCGAGCAGACCACGCTGGAACGCCCTGCCTTTCTCTCCAAGGACGGACTGACCGCCGCCGAGATGGGCACGGCTCTGCACGCTTTTCTGGAACATGCGGACTTTGCCTCCCTTGCTGCTGCCAAAGCGGCGGGCACGCTGGAGGAAGCCATTCTGACCGAGCGTCAGCGGCAGGTGGACAGGCAGCTTGTGGCCCCGGAGATCGCGGAAAAGCTGGATGTGAGCCGGATTCGCCGCTTTGTGGAAGGCGAGGCCTTTGCAAAGATCTGCGCATCCGAAAAGGTGCTGCGGGAGCTGGCCTTCATCACGGCGCTGCCCGCGTCGGCCGTGCTGACGGCACAGGGAGCTTCCGCGCAGGAAGCCGCCGCCGTGCAGGATGAGCAGGTGCTGGTGCAGGGCATTGCAGACCTTGTGCTGGTGTTCCCGGATCATCTGGAACTGCTGGATTACAAGACCGACCGCCGCAAGACCGAAGCGGACTTCCTGAGCGCCTACCGCCCGCAGCTGAACCTCTATGCCCTTGCCATCGATAAGCGCTTTGCACCGAAGAAGGTAACGTATAAGGGCATCTACTCGCTGGAGCTGGGGAGGCTGATCGAAGCATAA
- a CDS encoding PD-(D/E)XK nuclease family protein codes for MLKLVLGGSGSGKTTLLYSRIKARAEQGRRSILLVPEQFTSSTEGRIYRELGDALSGMVESFSFTSLAERILSAEGGAAVQALSDAGRAVLVRRALEELQDHVHYYYRHRRSAAFCQMAAQTIDELKSAGLSGAQLAELAPDCGPESGKLSELALIFQGYETLLAGTGMDPADRLELAADRLEAALARGELPDFLREREVFIDEFDTFNAPKKRLMGAMLAALPAVTVALCDDGAPMVPGDMGLFSGAKQVAAQLRQLARKNGADAAVPELLRRDLRHKDAPGLAAVTELLETGTCEVPPAAPEVRLFAAASREEEARCTAAAIRRLMRQGVRCGKMAVVCRNIPDYRAAIRYEFRMADIPLYCDEPTTPEFSAPATAVRALLALLRGADMTENLTILAKTGLCALTEPQVCALENYAYTWSPNAAAWRTKFEKSPKGFGENELSDEDAKTLEDAETARQLLVTAVDELRSKVRGGSAEQISRELYFCLKKLGAEEQQAALVEAVRTARGIPAAEEAAREWNVVMQLLNEMAHLLGGQGVTFAEYEDLFSLLLRSSDLGHIPQTLDAVVLASAGKMRLDAPDYVFVLGLAEGEFPCAPSETGLLTHADRDVLMAKQIDLPDCFENRVVREQVCVYKALTAPAKGLWLSWPKGQGKTLCAALEPIVEALHPAAPELALPDLAATPADALDTLGGWPLTDTERASLTEALRLPQTDAPRGLALLRRMEEDPPRQVNDLSALSGLLGQRLRISPSQLEKYYTCRYGYFLQYVLGLKPRRRAELSADQSGTLMHWVLQMALDPHPDADNPCAGLAPFLELDDEAMAELASLLVDEYAKRYLPEDTARFAYLLSRLKKSMTSLLCYLRDEQKQSCFHPAACELRIGSGEDAVPGQVYHLSDGRTVQLVGTVDRADEWVEEDGTRWVRVVDYKTGTKKLNLKEVYCGLDCQMLLYLFSLTRGKSGRFTGAEPAGVLYLLADPAPKTTNRQQAQQDVQYELDGLVRDEQKVFDAMDADETGRYLPFGYRNGVPSPSQKDKRADIAKLNRIQLHLDDLVTQMGQQLYDGQIAAEPLVAGAGRNPCVWCDYSFICCHETGIGERALEAPAKPFEPEETENEKEGEQA; via the coding sequence ATGCTCAAACTGGTTTTAGGCGGCTCCGGCAGCGGCAAGACCACCCTGCTCTATTCCCGCATCAAGGCCCGGGCCGAACAGGGCCGGCGCAGCATCCTTCTGGTGCCGGAACAGTTCACTTCCAGCACGGAGGGCCGCATCTACCGGGAGCTGGGCGATGCTCTTTCCGGCATGGTGGAAAGCTTTTCCTTTACCAGTCTGGCCGAGCGCATCCTCTCTGCCGAGGGCGGCGCGGCGGTGCAGGCCCTTTCGGACGCGGGCCGGGCCGTGCTGGTGCGCCGCGCGCTGGAAGAGCTGCAGGATCATGTGCACTACTACTACCGCCACCGCCGCAGTGCGGCCTTCTGCCAGATGGCGGCCCAGACTATCGACGAGCTGAAAAGTGCCGGCCTTTCCGGCGCACAGCTGGCAGAGCTTGCGCCGGACTGCGGGCCGGAAAGCGGCAAGCTGAGCGAGCTGGCACTGATTTTTCAGGGATACGAAACGCTGCTGGCGGGCACCGGCATGGACCCCGCCGACCGGCTGGAGCTGGCGGCTGACCGGCTGGAAGCCGCTCTTGCCCGGGGCGAACTGCCGGACTTTCTGCGGGAGCGGGAAGTGTTCATTGACGAGTTTGATACCTTCAACGCCCCCAAAAAGCGGCTGATGGGCGCGATGCTGGCGGCGCTGCCCGCCGTCACGGTGGCCCTGTGCGACGACGGTGCGCCCATGGTGCCGGGGGATATGGGGCTTTTTTCCGGCGCAAAGCAGGTGGCCGCACAGCTGCGGCAGCTGGCCCGCAAAAACGGTGCTGATGCGGCAGTGCCGGAGCTGCTGCGCCGCGACCTGCGCCATAAGGATGCGCCCGGCCTTGCGGCTGTGACAGAGCTTTTGGAGACTGGCACCTGTGAGGTGCCGCCCGCTGCGCCGGAGGTGCGGCTGTTTGCCGCTGCCAGCCGAGAAGAGGAAGCCCGCTGCACCGCTGCGGCCATCCGCCGCCTGATGCGGCAGGGCGTGCGCTGCGGCAAAATGGCCGTGGTCTGCCGCAATATCCCGGATTACCGTGCGGCCATCCGGTACGAGTTCCGCATGGCAGATATCCCGCTTTACTGCGATGAACCCACCACCCCGGAGTTCAGCGCCCCGGCTACGGCAGTGCGTGCACTGCTGGCACTGCTGCGCGGTGCGGATATGACCGAAAACCTGACCATTCTTGCCAAGACCGGCCTGTGCGCTCTGACCGAGCCGCAGGTCTGCGCGCTGGAAAACTATGCCTATACCTGGTCACCCAATGCGGCGGCATGGCGCACAAAATTTGAGAAAAGCCCCAAGGGCTTCGGCGAAAATGAACTGTCCGATGAGGATGCAAAAACGCTGGAGGATGCCGAGACTGCCCGCCAGCTGCTGGTAACAGCCGTGGACGAACTGCGCAGCAAGGTGCGGGGCGGCAGCGCCGAACAGATCAGCCGGGAACTGTATTTCTGCCTGAAAAAGCTGGGTGCAGAAGAGCAGCAGGCAGCGCTGGTGGAAGCCGTCCGCACTGCCCGGGGCATCCCGGCGGCAGAGGAAGCGGCCCGCGAGTGGAACGTGGTGATGCAGCTGCTCAACGAGATGGCCCACCTGCTGGGCGGGCAGGGTGTGACCTTTGCAGAATATGAGGACCTGTTCAGCCTGCTGCTGCGCTCTTCGGACCTTGGGCACATCCCGCAGACGCTGGATGCTGTGGTGCTGGCAAGCGCGGGCAAAATGCGTCTGGACGCGCCGGACTATGTGTTCGTGCTGGGCCTTGCGGAGGGCGAATTTCCCTGTGCACCGTCCGAGACGGGCCTTCTGACCCACGCCGACCGAGATGTTCTGATGGCAAAGCAGATCGATCTGCCGGACTGCTTTGAGAACCGCGTGGTGCGCGAGCAGGTGTGCGTTTACAAAGCCCTCACCGCACCGGCAAAGGGGTTGTGGCTCAGCTGGCCCAAGGGGCAGGGCAAGACCCTGTGCGCAGCGCTGGAACCCATCGTGGAGGCCCTGCACCCGGCGGCACCGGAACTGGCGCTTCCCGACCTTGCAGCCACCCCCGCCGATGCACTGGATACGCTGGGCGGCTGGCCGCTGACCGACACGGAACGCGCCAGCCTGACTGAGGCGCTGCGTCTGCCGCAGACGGATGCACCCCGGGGCCTTGCGCTGCTGCGCCGCATGGAGGAGGACCCGCCCCGGCAGGTGAACGACCTGTCCGCGCTGAGCGGCCTGCTGGGGCAGCGGCTGCGCATCTCGCCCAGCCAGCTGGAAAAATACTATACCTGCCGTTACGGCTATTTTTTGCAGTATGTGCTGGGCCTGAAGCCCCGCAGACGGGCCGAGCTTTCTGCCGACCAGAGCGGCACCCTGATGCACTGGGTGCTGCAGATGGCGCTGGACCCGCACCCGGATGCGGATAATCCCTGCGCCGGGCTGGCCCCATTTCTGGAGCTGGACGACGAAGCCATGGCAGAGCTTGCCAGCCTGCTGGTGGACGAATATGCAAAGCGTTATCTGCCGGAGGATACGGCCCGGTTCGCCTATCTGCTCTCACGGCTCAAAAAAAGCATGACAAGCCTTTTGTGCTACCTGCGGGACGAACAGAAGCAGTCCTGCTTCCACCCGGCAGCCTGTGAGCTGCGCATCGGCTCCGGGGAGGACGCCGTGCCCGGGCAGGTGTATCATCTCTCGGATGGGCGCACGGTGCAGCTGGTGGGCACGGTGGATCGTGCCGACGAGTGGGTGGAGGAAGACGGCACCCGCTGGGTGCGGGTGGTGGACTATAAGACCGGCACCAAAAAACTGAACCTGAAAGAGGTATACTGCGGGCTGGACTGCCAGATGCTTTTGTATCTGTTCAGCCTGACGCGGGGTAAGAGCGGGCGCTTTACCGGCGCGGAACCCGCAGGTGTTCTGTATCTGCTGGCAGACCCGGCCCCCAAGACCACCAACCGCCAGCAGGCACAGCAGGACGTGCAGTACGAGCTGGACGGCCTTGTGAGGGACGAGCAGAAGGTGTTCGATGCCATGGATGCGGATGAGACGGGCCGCTACCTGCCCTTTGGCTACCGCAACGGTGTACCCAGCCCCAGCCAGAAGGATAAGCGTGCCGATATTGCAAAGCTCAACCGCATCCAGCTGCATCTGGATGATCTTGTCACCCAGATGGGCCAGCAGCTTTACGATGGGCAGATCGCTGCAGAACCGCTGGTGGCAGGCGCAGGCAGGAACCCCTGTGTCTGGTGCGACTACAGCTTTATCTGCTGCCACGAGACCGGCATCGGCGAGCGGGCACTGGAAGCCCCGGCCAAACCCTTTGAGCCGGAAGAGACCGAGAACGAGAAGGAGGGTGAGCAGGCATGA